The Pseudomonas pergaminensis nucleotide sequence GCGTGGCGCTGGATGTTCGCGCCGGCTGTCGAGGAGCACCCGGCGCAAGCCACTGCCGACCCGGTGATCAGCCGCGGTGCCTATTTGGTGGAAGGCCTCGGCCACTGCGGCGCGTGCCATACGCCACGGGCGTTGACCATGCAGGAAAAAGCCCTGAGCGCCACTGATGGCAACGCTTTCCTGTCCGGCAGTGCGCCGCTGGAAGGCTGGATCGCCAAGAGCCTGCGCGGTGACCACAAGGACGGCCTGGGCAGTTGGAGCGAGGAGCAACTGGTGCAATTCCTCAAGACCGGTCGCAGTGATCGTAGCGCGGTGTTTGGTGGCATGAGCGATGTTGTCGTCCATAGCATGCAGTACATGTCGGAAAATGACCTGACGGCGATCGCCCGTTACCTCAAGAGCCTGCCGGCGGTGGACCCCAAGGATCAGCCGCACCAGTACGACAAGCAGGCAGCGGATGCCCTGTGGAAAGGCGATGACAGTCAGCGTGGCGCCTCGGTGTACATCGACAACTGCGCCGCCTGCCACCGTACCGATGGCCATGGTTATACACGTGTGTTCCCGGCGTTGGCGGGCAACCCGGTGCTGCAGACGGCGGATGCCACGTCATTGATCAACATCGTGTTGAACGGCGGCACCTTGCCGGCGACCCACACGACGCCATCCACCTTCACCATGCCGGCGTTCGCCTGGCGCCTGTCGGATCAGGAAGTCGCCGATGTGGTCAGTTTCATTCGTGGCAGTTGGGGCAACAAGGGCGCGCCAGTCAACGCCAGCGAAGTGGCGGACCTGCGCAAGAACGATATGCGCACTACCTCCGGCGATGACTTGGGGCAGGTAACACAAAAGCACTGATCCTTCCCTGGCCGCCAAACGGGACTGGTCAGAAACCTTGCGCCTCGATACTGTATATAAAAACAGTATCGAGGCGCTTTCATGTCTACTCCGCTGCCACCCCGAGGCCGGGGCACGGCCACCAACCTGCATAACCGCTTTTCGCCCACGGTCAGCGTGGTCGAGGATGACGGCTGGTTCCAGGAAGTGCCGCCGACCCAGGGCACCGAAGTGCGCATAGAGACGGCCAAGACCATCATCACCCGCAACAACTCGCCGGACTTGCCCTTTGATCGCTCGATCAACCCCTACCGTGGCTGCGAGCATGGCTGTATCTACTGCTATGCACGGCCCAGCCATGCCTATTGGGACATGTCGCCGGGGTTGGATTTCGAGACCCGGTTGATCGCCAAGACCAATGCCGCCGATGTGCTGGAACAGCAACTGTCGAAGCCGGGCTACGTGTGTGCGCCGATCAACCTGGGCTCCAATACCGACCCGTACCAGCCGATCGAGCGCGAGTACAAGATCACCCGGCGAACCCTGGAAGTCCTGCTGCGCTATCGCCACCCGGTAACGATCATCACAAAAGGATCGCTGATTTTGCGCGATCTGGACCTGCTCACCGAACTGGCCCGCCAGCGACTGGTGGCCGTGATGATCAGCCTTACCAGCCTGGACGACGAACTCAAGCGCATCCTGGAGCCACGTACGGCGGCGCCCAAGGCGCGGTTGCGGGCGATCCGGGTGATGCGCGACGCGGGGATCCCGGTGGGTGTGCTGTGTTCGCCGATGATTCCGATGATCAACGACAGTGAGCTGGAAAGCCTGTTGACCGAAGCCCACGCGGCGGGTGCGCAAAGTGCGGCGTACATGATGCTGCGCCTGCCCCTGGAGGTGGCGCCATTGTTCGAGGAGTGGCTGGCGGCCCATTACCCGCAACGCGCGGCCCATGTCATGAGCCTGGTGCGCCAGGTGCGCGGTGGTGAGGTGTATGACAGCCGCTTTGGTGTGCGCATGCGTGGTGAAGGCCCGTTTGCCGATTTGCTCGCCCAGCGCTTCAGCAAGGCGATCAAACGCCTGGGGCTCAACCGGCGAGAAGGCTTCAACCTGGATTGCAGCGCTTTTTGTCCACCCGGCAGACAGATGGCTTTGTTGTAGACTGAACGGGCGGAATGCCCTGGTGTTGTAGGGATAGTCGCGTTTTGACATCACTGAAACCCGCGTCCTAGAGCGGTTCATTCAGTTTGAGTTAAGTTTCGACGGTTACCTTGTTCAGCGAGTGACTGATGAGTCGGCACTCTGGCCCCTGGCGTTTTACAACTTTTCCACTGGCCAAGCGTCGAACTGACCTGAAAACTCCCCTGCATTAATCAAGAGGATGAATCATGAGTGACAAGGATAAACAGCCGTTGGCTGCGTCGGCTTCTGCCTCTCCAGTGGCGGAAACCGCCGATGCAGCGCTAAAGCATATCGTTGACGGCTTTTTGCATTTCCATCACGACGTCTTCCCGCAGCAGGAAGAACTCTTCAAGAAACTCGCCACGGCCCAGAGCCCACGGGCGATGTTTATTACCTGCGCCGACTCGCGCATCGTGCCTGAGCTGATCACCCAAAGCTCCCCGGGCGATCTGTTTGTGACGCGTAACGTCGGTAACGTCGTACCGCCTTATGGGCAGATGAACGGCGGTGTTTCCACGGCCATCGAGTACGCCGTCCTTGCCCTGGGCGTGCAGCACATCATCGTTTGCGGGCACTCCGATTGCGGCGCTATGCGTGCGGTCCTCAACCCCGCCAGCCTGGAGAAGATGCCAACCGTCAGGGCCTGGCTGCGACACGCTGAGGTGGCCAAGTCCATGGTCGAAGACAACTGCGACTGCGCCAATGAAGGCGAGAGCATGAAGGTGCTGACCGAAGAAAACGTCATCGCCCAACTGCAGCATTTGCGTACCCACCCTTCCGTGGCTTCGCGCATGGCCAATGGTCAGCTGTATATCCATGGCTGGATCTACAACATCGAGACCAGCGAAATCCGCGCCTACGATGCCGACCAGTCGGCGTTCCGACCGTTGGGCGGCGACGGGCCGATCCCTTGCGCGACGCCTAAAGCGCGCTTCTAACACACTTCCCTGCCGGGTAAAGCGGTGGCTGCCATGGACGCAGCCAGGCTTTACCGCGCCCGGCGAATGCCTCGGGAGAGTCATCATGCGTGCTGCTCAATTGAAAGCTGTATTGCCACGGGAGCTGCTCGCTTCCGTGGTTGTGTTTCTGGTTGCCCTGCCCTTGTGCATGGGCATCGCGATTGCCTCTGGCATGCCGCCCGCCAAGGGCCTGATCACCGGGATCATCGGCGGCCTTGTGGTGGGTTGGCTGGCGGGCTCGCCGTTGCAAGTCAGTGGTCCGGCGGCCGGTTTGGCTGTATTGGTATTCGAACTGGTGCGCCAGCACGGCATGCTGATGCTCGGGCCGATCCTGTTGCTGGCGGGCTTTCTGCAGCTGGTAGCCGGGCGTCTGCGCCTGGGCTGCTGGTTTCGCGTCACGGCCCCGGCGGTGGTGTACGGCATGCTGGCAGGGATTGGCGTGCTGATTGTGCTATCCCAGATTCACGTGATGCTCGACGGCGCGCCCAAGCCCTCGGGGCTGGACAACCTGGCAGGCTTCCCGGCGGCGTTGGCGGAGGCGATCCCGACCCTGGGCGGTGGCCTGGGCTGGCAGGCGGGATTGCTCGGGTTGTCGACGATGCTGGTGATGTACGTCTGGGATAAATTCCGCCCACAGACGCTGCGCTTTGTACCCGGCGCCTTGTTGGGTGTGGGCCTGACCACCGTGGTCAGCCTGATGCTGGCGTTGCAGGTCAAGCGCGTGGAAGTCCCGGAAAATCTTGCCGATGCCATCGATTGGCTGCGCCCCAGCGATCTGTTGAATCTTGCAGATCCTCAACTGTTGATTGCCGCGTTTGCGGTGGCGTTTATCGCGAGTGCCGAAACCCTGCTCTCCGCCGCGGCGGTGGATCGCATGCACAGCGGTCAGCGTTCTGATTTCGACAAGGAATTGTCTGCTCAAGGTGTAGGCAACATGCTCTGCGGCCTGGTGGGTGCCTTGCCGATGACCGGCGTGATCGTGCGCAGCTCGGCCAACGTACAGGCCGGTGCTACCACGCGCCTGTCGGCGATGTTCCATGGCCTGTGGCTGCTGGCGTTCGTGCTGTTGCTGTCGAGTGTGCTGCAGAGCATTCCGGTGGCGAGCCTGGCGGGCGTGCTGGTGTACACCGGTATCAAGCTGGTGGACGTCAAGGCATTCAAGGCATTGGGACGCTATGGGCGGATGCCGATGTTCACCTATGCGGCCACGGCGCTGGCGATCATCTTTACCGACCTGCTGACCGGCGTGCTGGTGGGCTTCGGCTTGACCTTGGTCAAGCTGGCGTTCAAGGCTTCGCGGCTCAAGGTCAGCCTGATCGACTTGCCCCAGGAGGGCGAGATGGAGCTGCGCCTGACCGGTGCGGCGACCTTTCTGAAAGTGCCGGCGTTGACCCAGGTGCTGTCCACGGTACCGGCGGGCAGCACTGTGCATGTGCCGCTCAATAACCTGAGTTACATCGACCATTCCTGCCTGGAGCTGCTCGAGGAATGGGGGCGGGCCAATGCGGCCAAGGGCTCGAAGCTGGTGATCGAGGCGCGCGGGTTGAAGCGCCGGTTGGAAGGTCGGGTGCGGACGACGACGGGGATAGGCTCAGCACCAGCCTGAAGCGCAGATAACCCCTGTAGGAGCCGGCGTGCCGGCGATGAAGCCCGCAAGATCACTTAGGTTCAAGGGCCTCATCGCTGGCAAGCCAGTGCCTACAACGGGGGATCAGGCAGGCTGGTCCAGCGCCAACTCAACCCCCAGCTGTCGCGACAGGCACGGCCAGCGCTTCCACGCGGCTTCCGTGTCCGGGCTCTTGAGCTGTTCGCGATAGGTCTCGACCGACTCCAGCGCAAAGCTGTCTTCGTTGAGCATTTCATCCACCGCGTGATGCACCGCTTCATCCAGTTGGTTGGCGAAGGTTTCGCCGATCAGCTGGTGGGCGATGACATTGGCCACGGTGGTGTCGGCCGGAATCAACGGCTGGCCAAAATGCTTGATGTACAGATCGTTGACCTCTTCGACCAGGCGATGAGCCAGGTAGGCCTCATCCAGCAGGCCGTCGAGCCCTTCGTGGCCGGCGAGGATGGCAGGCGGTTGCAGGAAGAAGTGCTCGGCAATTTTCAGCACCGGCTTGATCTGGCTTTCGATACCCGCCTCGCGGGCCACATCGTTGGCGGCGTCCAGCAAGTCCGGGACCAGGTCGATGTAGGCGGTGACAAAGCGAGTCATGACAATGTTGCGATCACCGTCAGCCAGGGAGATGGCCGAATGCAGGTGCGGCAATTGTTTTTCCAGTTGCTGGGCAAGCTGGCCCGTGCTGGCTTCGTGTTGATGGGCACGGGAAATCTGCTCGCGCAATGCGGCGGTGTTCATGAAAGCTCCAGTGATGCAGGCGTAGGAAAAGGGAGAGGATAAGGTAGCTCGTTTATACGAGAGCTTAAGACGCATTTGTCATAATTATTTCATGGTTATGCGCCTGCGTTATATCCTATTGCCATCGTTCGTCGGATAAACGATTCCGCACCCGGTTTTATTAGCCCCGACCGGTCATTTTTGCTCATTTGCCCCTACACATTGCGGGGTTGCAGAGCCTGTCTATACTCGGATTTGTACGCGATTAGCTGATGACGCCAGACTGCATAAGCAGGCAAGGCTAAGCGGTTGTAAGCAGTATGGAAGCCGCTCCCTTCGACGCAGGTGCAAACCGGCGGGATAACAAGAACGATAAGGGGAACCCGCAATGATGCGACATCCACACGTTTGGATGGGCCTCCTGTTGTGGTCAGTATTCGGCCAGGCACATGCCGCCTGGACAACGAATATGGCGCCAGGGGCGACAGAAGTCAGTCACGCTGTGTTCGACCTGCACATGACCATATTCTGGATCTGTGTGGTGATCGGCATCATCGTGTTTGGCGCGATGTTCTGGTCGATGATCGTTCATCGCCGGTCCACGGGGCAGGTCGCGGCCAAGTTCCACGAAAGCACTACCGTGGAGATCCTCTGGACCGTCGTGCCCTTGCTGATCCTGGTCGCGATGGCCATTCCGGCGACCAAGACCCTGATCAATATCTACGACAGCAGTGAATCGGATATCGATATCCAGGTCACCGGTTACCAGTGGAAGTGGCACTACAAATACCTGGGCCAGGACGTGGAGTTCTTCAGCAACCTGGCCACGCCCGCCGAGCAGATCCACAACCAGGCCACCAAGGGCGAACACTACCTGCTGGAAGTCGACCAGCCACTGGTGTTGCCGGTGGGCGCCAAGGTGCGCTTTTTGGTGACGGCTGCCGACGTGATCCATTCCTGGTGGGTGCCGGCGTTTGCGGTCAAGCGCGACGCCATCCCCGGCTTCGTCAACGAGGCCTGGACCCGTATCGAGAAGCCTGGCATCTACCGTGGCCAGTGCGCCGAACTGTGCGGCAAGGACCACGGGTTCATGCCCATCGTGGTCGAGGTCAAGTCCAAGGCCGACTACGACACTTGGCTCGGCGAGCGTAAGGAAGAGGCCGCCAAGCTCAAGGAACTCACCTCCAAAGAGTGGACGCTGGAAGAGCTGGTGGCCCGTGGCGACAAGGTCTACCACACCACCTGCGTGGCCTGTCACCAGGCCGAGGGCCAGGGCTTGCCGCCAATGTTCCCGGCGCTCAAGGGTTCGAAAATCGCGACAGGGCCAAAAGAAGGCCACCTGAGTCTCGTCTACCACGGCAAGCCGGGCACCGCGATGGCGGCCTTTGGCAAGCAGCTTTCGGAAGTGGATATCGCCGCCGTGGTGACCTACGAGCGCAATGCGTGGGGCAACAACAAAGGCGACATGGTCACGCCTAAAGACGTGCTGGCCATCAAGCAGGCGGAAAGCAAATGACCTACCTCAAGGCGTTTACCTCGACCCGCCCCGCCCACTCGCTTGCAGGAGAACGGCCATGAGCGCTGTGATCGATGACCATGGTCACGCCGACCATGCCCACGGCCCCGCCAAGGGGTTGATGCGCTGGGTGCTGACCACCAACCACAAAGACATCGGCACCCTGTACTTGTGGTTCGCTTTCACCATGTTTTTGCTCGGCGGCTCGTTCGCCATGGTGATCCGCGCCGAACTGTTCCAGCCCGGCCTGCAGATTGTCGAGCCGGCGTTCTTCAACCAGATGACCACCATGCACGGCCTGATCATGGTGTTCGGCGCGGTGATGCCGGCGTTCGTCGGCCTGGCCAACTGGATGATCCCGCTGATGATCGGTGCGCCGGACATGGCCCTGCCACGCATGAACAACTTCAGCTTCTGGCTGCTGCCGGCGGCGTTCCTGCTGCTGGTCTCGACCCTGTTCACCCCCGGCGGCGGGCCGAATTTCGGCTGGACCTTCTACGCCCCGCTCTCTACCACCTATGCGCCGGAAAGCGTGACGTTCTTCATCTTCGCCATCCACCTCATGGGCATCAGTTCGATCATGGGCGCGATCAACGTGGTCGCGACCATCCTCAACCTGCGCGCACCCGGCATGACGTTGATGAAAATGCCGTTGTTTGTCTGGACCTGGCTGATCACCGCGTTCCTACTGATCGCGGTAATGCCGGTGCTGGCGGGTTGCGTGACCATGATGCTGATGGACATCCACTTCGGCACCAGCTTCTTCAGTGCGGCTGGCGGTGGTGACCCGGTGCTGTTCCAGCACGTGTTCTGGTTCTTCGGCCATCCTGAGGTGTACATCATGATCCTGCCGGCTTTCGGCGCCGTCAGCTCGATCATCCCGACCTTCTCGCGCAAACCGCTGTTCGGCTACACCTCGATGGTCTACGCCACGGCGAGCATCGCGTTTTTGTCGTTCATCGTGTGGGCGCACCACATGTTCGTGGTGGGCATCCCGCTGGTGGGCGAGTTGTTCTTCATGTACGCGACGCTGCTGATCGCCGTGCCGACGGGGGTGAAGGTGTTCAACTGGGTCAGCACCATGTGGCAGGGCTCGCTGACCTTCGAGACGCCGATGCTGTTCGCCGTGGCCTTCGTGATCCTGTTCACCATCGGTGGCTTCTCCGGGCTGATGTTGGCGATTGCGCCGGCGGACTTCCAGTACCACGACACCTACTTCGTGGTAGCGCACTTCCATTACGTACTGGTGCCCGGCGCGATCTTCGGCATCTTCGCCTCGGCCTACTACTGGCTGCCGAAATGGACCGGCCACATGTACGACGAAACCCTGGGCAAGCTGCACTTTTGGCTGTCTTTCGTGGGCATGAACATGGCGTTCTTCCCCATGCACTTCGTCGGGCTGGCGGGCATGCCGCGCCGGGTGCCGGACTACAACCTGCAGTTCGCCGACTTCAACATGGTGTCGTCGATTGGTGCGTTCATGTTTGGCGCAACGCAGATCTTCTTCCTGTTCATCGTGATCAAGTGCATCCGTGGCGGCCCGCCGGCGCCGGCCAAGCCGTGGGATGGCGCCGAAGGGCTGGAGTGGAGCATTCCTTCGCCTGCGCCGTACCACACGTTCACGACGCCGCCGGAGGTGAAATGAACACTTTGGTGCAGGCCGACACGGTCTCCTTTGGGAGCTGGCTTGCCTGCGATGAGGGTGTGGCAGTGAGTAGATTCGGTGCCTGGCACACCGCTATCGCAGGCAAGCCAGCTACCACAGAAAATCAAAAGCGGGGTGGTCGCCATGGCTGAGTCCGTGCCTATCAAGCGCCTGGTTACTCGGCTGCTCATCCTGGTGGTGGCGATGTTCGCCTTCGGCTTTGCCCTGGTGCCGATCTACGACGTGATGTGCAAAGCGTTCGGTATCAATGGCAAGACGGCCGGGCAGTACGAGGGTGAACAGGTTGTCGACGCTTCACGCCAGGTGCGGGTGCAGTTCCTGTCCACCAACGCCATCGACATGGTCTGGGATTTCTACGCCAATGCTGACGAAGTGGTGGTCAACCCGGGCGCGGTGACGGAGATGTTGTTCGTGGCCCACAACCCCACCGACAAACCCATGACCGCCCAGGCCGTACCGAGTATTTCCCCGGCCGAAGCGGCGATGTACTTCCACAAGACCGAGTGCTTTTGCTTCACCCAGCAAGTACTGCAGCCGGGCCAGCGCATCGAAATGCCGGTGCGCTTCATTGTCGACCGCGACATGCCCAAGGATGTGAAGCATTTGACCCTGGCGTACACGCTGTTTGATATCACTGCGCGCCAACCGCCCGTGGCTGCTCATACCGGCGGCTAGCTACTGTTTGGGGCTCAATCAGGAGAGCGAATACATGTCGACTCATGATACGTACTACGTACCAGCGCAAAGCAAATGGCCAATTATTGCCACGATTGGCATGCTGGTCACGGTGTACGGCCTGGCCGTGTGGTTCAACGACCTGAAGGCGGCGCGCCCGGAATCCCACGGCCCGTGGATCTTCTTCGTCGGCGGCCTGCTGGTGGCCTACATGCTGTTCGGCTGGTTTGGAGCGGTAATCAAGGAAAGTCGCGCCGGGTTGTACAGCGCGCAGATGGACCGATCGTTTCGCTGGGGCATGAGCTGGTTCATCTTTTCTGAAGTGATGTTCTTTATCGCGTTCTTCGGAGCACTGTTTTACGTGCGGCACATGTCCGGCCCGTGGCTAGGGGGCGAAGGGCACAAGGGCATTGCGCACATGCTGTGGCCGAACTTCGAGTTTGCCTGGCCGTTGCTCAACAACCCCGACCCGAAAATGTATCCCGCGCCGGAGGGCACCATCAGCCCCTGGGGCCTGCCATTGGTCAACACCATCTTGCTGGTGAGTTCCAGCGTGACCATCACCATCGCCCACCATGCGCTGCGCAAAGGACATCGCGGTGCGCTGAAGATCTGGCTGGCGATCACAGTGTTGTTGGGCCTGGCATTCCTGGGGTTCCAGGCCGAGGAGTACATCCACGCCTATAAAGAGCTGGGCCTGACCCTGGGCTCGGGCGTGTATGGCGCGACGTTCTTCATGCTCACCGGCTTTCACGGCGCCCACGTCACCATCGGCACGATCATTCTGTTCGTGATGCTGATGCGCATCCTCAAGGGGCATTTCAACGCCGAGCACCAGTTCGGCTTCGAGGCGGCCAGTTGGTATTGGCACTTTGTGGATGTGGTGTGGATCGGGCTGTTTTTCTTCGTCTATGTGCTGTGAGCCGACTTACCACGGCGCATGAGAAACCAATTGGCCGCTGAAAAACCCCCAGGTGATCAAACCCAGTGTGATCACGGCCAGTACCACACGCACGGTCAGGGCGTTGACGAGGCGATTGGAGTTGCCCTCGTCCTTGACCAAGAAGAACAAGCCACTGAACAGACTCACAACGGTCGCGATCAGCATCAGGGCAATGGCGGCTTTGAGCATGGTCTGGCTCCAATGGGATGGGCGGGCAATGAAAACAAGTATAGCCAGCGCCGCAAAACGCTTTCGTCCAGGGATCGCACCTACCTTAGTGGTGCTGGTACTGCTGCCGTTGATGGTCGGCCTGGGGTTCTGGCAACTGTCTCGCGGCCATGAAAAACAGCTGCTGGTGGACAGTTATACCGAGCGGCGCGCGGCGGATCCGATCAGCAGTGTGCAACTCAACGACAGGGCTGACCCGGCCTTTCGCCGTGTGCGCTTGCGCGGGCAATTCGATCCCGAACACAGCGTTTTTCTCGACAACCGCATGCGCGACGGCAAGGCCGGCGTTGAGCTGCTGCAACCTTTCCATGACCAGGCCAGCGGCCTGTGGCTGTTGCTCAATCGCGGTTGGTTGCCCTGGCCGGACCGGCGCACGCCACCCGTTTTCAGCACGCCTGAGCAACCCTTGAACCTGGATGCCTGGGTGTATGTCGCCCCCGGTGAAACCTTCCAATTGCACGCCGACCCGGCGGGTGCGCAATGGCCGCGCTTGCTGACAGCGCTGCACCCTGCCGCGTTGTGGGCAGAGCTGGGGCGCAGCGGCTTTGCCTACGAGCTGCGGGCCGAAGCCGGCCCTGGCACCTACGAAACCACTTGGCCGATCGTGGCCATGGGGCCGGAAAAACACTTGGCGTATGCCGTGCAGTGGTTCGCCATGTCGCTGGCCCTGCTGGCGCTTTATCTCTACCTCGGATGGCACAACAAAAAGGAGAAGCCCCATGGGAGCGGCCATGAATCCACTCAACATGTCTGAGGTGCCTGACCGGCGCAAAGGCCGTTGGCAACTGATTCTGATCCTGATGATGGTGATCGGCCCGATGGCGCTGGCCACCTTCATGTACAAGCTGCAGTTCTGGGTGCCGGAAAGCCGCAGCTACCACGGTGAGATGATCGGCAACGGACAGACCCGCGCCGACATTGGCGTGCAGGCCGATGAGCAACGTTGGCAACTGCTGGTGACCGCGCCCGCCGCCTGTGCTGCCGATTGCCAGCAACTGGTGTACCTCGCGCGGCAATTGCAGATCGGCCTGGGGCGCGATGCCTCCCGCGCCAGCCATGCCTTGGCCAGTGCGCAGCCGCTGGGCAGCGAC carries:
- a CDS encoding SulP family inorganic anion transporter; this translates as MRAAQLKAVLPRELLASVVVFLVALPLCMGIAIASGMPPAKGLITGIIGGLVVGWLAGSPLQVSGPAAGLAVLVFELVRQHGMLMLGPILLLAGFLQLVAGRLRLGCWFRVTAPAVVYGMLAGIGVLIVLSQIHVMLDGAPKPSGLDNLAGFPAALAEAIPTLGGGLGWQAGLLGLSTMLVMYVWDKFRPQTLRFVPGALLGVGLTTVVSLMLALQVKRVEVPENLADAIDWLRPSDLLNLADPQLLIAAFAVAFIASAETLLSAAAVDRMHSGQRSDFDKELSAQGVGNMLCGLVGALPMTGVIVRSSANVQAGATTRLSAMFHGLWLLAFVLLLSSVLQSIPVASLAGVLVYTGIKLVDVKAFKALGRYGRMPMFTYAATALAIIFTDLLTGVLVGFGLTLVKLAFKASRLKVSLIDLPQEGEMELRLTGAATFLKVPALTQVLSTVPAGSTVHVPLNNLSYIDHSCLELLEEWGRANAAKGSKLVIEARGLKRRLEGRVRTTTGIGSAPA
- a CDS encoding cytochrome c, which produces MKALVIATFALFSSCSVSAAETDVIKQGEYLARAGDCVACHTAKGGKPFAGGLPMETPIGVIYSTNITPDKTGLGDYSFEDFDKAVRHGVAKSGSTLYPAMPYPSYARVSDSDMKALYTYFMKGVEPVAQKNKDSDIPWPLSMRWPLAAWRWMFAPAVEEHPAQATADPVISRGAYLVEGLGHCGACHTPRALTMQEKALSATDGNAFLSGSAPLEGWIAKSLRGDHKDGLGSWSEEQLVQFLKTGRSDRSAVFGGMSDVVVHSMQYMSENDLTAIARYLKSLPAVDPKDQPHQYDKQAADALWKGDDSQRGASVYIDNCAACHRTDGHGYTRVFPALAGNPVLQTADATSLINIVLNGGTLPATHTTPSTFTMPAFAWRLSDQEVADVVSFIRGSWGNKGAPVNASEVADLRKNDMRTTSGDDLGQVTQKH
- the ctaD gene encoding cytochrome c oxidase subunit I gives rise to the protein MSAVIDDHGHADHAHGPAKGLMRWVLTTNHKDIGTLYLWFAFTMFLLGGSFAMVIRAELFQPGLQIVEPAFFNQMTTMHGLIMVFGAVMPAFVGLANWMIPLMIGAPDMALPRMNNFSFWLLPAAFLLLVSTLFTPGGGPNFGWTFYAPLSTTYAPESVTFFIFAIHLMGISSIMGAINVVATILNLRAPGMTLMKMPLFVWTWLITAFLLIAVMPVLAGCVTMMLMDIHFGTSFFSAAGGGDPVLFQHVFWFFGHPEVYIMILPAFGAVSSIIPTFSRKPLFGYTSMVYATASIAFLSFIVWAHHMFVVGIPLVGELFFMYATLLIAVPTGVKVFNWVSTMWQGSLTFETPMLFAVAFVILFTIGGFSGLMLAIAPADFQYHDTYFVVAHFHYVLVPGAIFGIFASAYYWLPKWTGHMYDETLGKLHFWLSFVGMNMAFFPMHFVGLAGMPRRVPDYNLQFADFNMVSSIGAFMFGATQIFFLFIVIKCIRGGPPAPAKPWDGAEGLEWSIPSPAPYHTFTTPPEVK
- a CDS encoding cytochrome c oxidase subunit 3, with translation MSTHDTYYVPAQSKWPIIATIGMLVTVYGLAVWFNDLKAARPESHGPWIFFVGGLLVAYMLFGWFGAVIKESRAGLYSAQMDRSFRWGMSWFIFSEVMFFIAFFGALFYVRHMSGPWLGGEGHKGIAHMLWPNFEFAWPLLNNPDPKMYPAPEGTISPWGLPLVNTILLVSSSVTITIAHHALRKGHRGALKIWLAITVLLGLAFLGFQAEEYIHAYKELGLTLGSGVYGATFFMLTGFHGAHVTIGTIILFVMLMRILKGHFNAEHQFGFEAASWYWHFVDVVWIGLFFFVYVL
- the coxB gene encoding cytochrome c oxidase subunit II; translation: MMRHPHVWMGLLLWSVFGQAHAAWTTNMAPGATEVSHAVFDLHMTIFWICVVIGIIVFGAMFWSMIVHRRSTGQVAAKFHESTTVEILWTVVPLLILVAMAIPATKTLINIYDSSESDIDIQVTGYQWKWHYKYLGQDVEFFSNLATPAEQIHNQATKGEHYLLEVDQPLVLPVGAKVRFLVTAADVIHSWWVPAFAVKRDAIPGFVNEAWTRIEKPGIYRGQCAELCGKDHGFMPIVVEVKSKADYDTWLGERKEEAAKLKELTSKEWTLEELVARGDKVYHTTCVACHQAEGQGLPPMFPALKGSKIATGPKEGHLSLVYHGKPGTAMAAFGKQLSEVDIAAVVTYERNAWGNNKGDMVTPKDVLAIKQAESK
- a CDS encoding SURF1 family protein — encoded protein: MKTSIASAAKRFRPGIAPTLVVLVLLPLMVGLGFWQLSRGHEKQLLVDSYTERRAADPISSVQLNDRADPAFRRVRLRGQFDPEHSVFLDNRMRDGKAGVELLQPFHDQASGLWLLLNRGWLPWPDRRTPPVFSTPEQPLNLDAWVYVAPGETFQLHADPAGAQWPRLLTALHPAALWAELGRSGFAYELRAEAGPGTYETTWPIVAMGPEKHLAYAVQWFAMSLALLALYLYLGWHNKKEKPHGSGHESTQHV
- a CDS encoding PA0069 family radical SAM protein, encoding MSTPLPPRGRGTATNLHNRFSPTVSVVEDDGWFQEVPPTQGTEVRIETAKTIITRNNSPDLPFDRSINPYRGCEHGCIYCYARPSHAYWDMSPGLDFETRLIAKTNAADVLEQQLSKPGYVCAPINLGSNTDPYQPIEREYKITRRTLEVLLRYRHPVTIITKGSLILRDLDLLTELARQRLVAVMISLTSLDDELKRILEPRTAAPKARLRAIRVMRDAGIPVGVLCSPMIPMINDSELESLLTEAHAAGAQSAAYMMLRLPLEVAPLFEEWLAAHYPQRAAHVMSLVRQVRGGEVYDSRFGVRMRGEGPFADLLAQRFSKAIKRLGLNRREGFNLDCSAFCPPGRQMALL
- a CDS encoding carbonic anhydrase, whose amino-acid sequence is MSDKDKQPLAASASASPVAETADAALKHIVDGFLHFHHDVFPQQEELFKKLATAQSPRAMFITCADSRIVPELITQSSPGDLFVTRNVGNVVPPYGQMNGGVSTAIEYAVLALGVQHIIVCGHSDCGAMRAVLNPASLEKMPTVRAWLRHAEVAKSMVEDNCDCANEGESMKVLTEENVIAQLQHLRTHPSVASRMANGQLYIHGWIYNIETSEIRAYDADQSAFRPLGGDGPIPCATPKARF
- a CDS encoding cytochrome c oxidase assembly protein; translation: MAESVPIKRLVTRLLILVVAMFAFGFALVPIYDVMCKAFGINGKTAGQYEGEQVVDASRQVRVQFLSTNAIDMVWDFYANADEVVVNPGAVTEMLFVAHNPTDKPMTAQAVPSISPAEAAMYFHKTECFCFTQQVLQPGQRIEMPVRFIVDRDMPKDVKHLTLAYTLFDITARQPPVAAHTGG
- a CDS encoding twin transmembrane helix small protein; this translates as MLKAAIALMLIATVVSLFSGLFFLVKDEGNSNRLVNALTVRVVLAVITLGLITWGFFSGQLVSHAPW